A region of Nocardioides alkalitolerans DNA encodes the following proteins:
- a CDS encoding SWIM zinc finger family protein, with the protein MGPGPDAGPEVRVTHPRLAPRRSSGPRAWWAKAWSRAVEEAAFSERDHRDGSRLARAGMVGAIGVGPGSALAAVRDDDDAWTVTVEVPRCDADALDGLVEVVAAESGRIAALLAGDLPHQLVEEAEEVGAELLPYGGELATTCTCPHTLDPCAHALAVLVQLGWLLAEDPFVLLALRGLPREDLMARLHARGPAGTGGTGDPDRADQPEQPDQPDELDVAVDAALRAARLLAALERGEVPDRW; encoded by the coding sequence GTGGGGCCGGGGCCGGATGCAGGGCCGGAGGTCCGGGTCACCCACCCGCGCCTGGCGCCCCGCCGGTCGAGCGGACCCCGAGCGTGGTGGGCCAAGGCCTGGTCCCGGGCCGTCGAGGAGGCGGCCTTCTCCGAGCGCGACCACCGCGACGGGTCCCGGCTGGCCCGCGCGGGCATGGTGGGCGCCATCGGGGTCGGGCCGGGGTCGGCACTGGCGGCCGTCCGCGACGACGACGACGCCTGGACCGTGACCGTCGAGGTGCCCCGGTGCGACGCGGACGCCCTCGACGGGCTCGTCGAGGTGGTCGCCGCCGAGTCGGGCCGGATCGCCGCGCTCCTGGCCGGCGACCTGCCCCACCAGCTCGTCGAGGAGGCCGAGGAGGTGGGGGCCGAGCTGCTGCCGTACGGCGGGGAGCTCGCCACCACGTGCACCTGTCCGCACACGCTCGATCCCTGCGCCCACGCGCTCGCCGTGCTCGTGCAGCTCGGCTGGCTGCTGGCGGAGGACCCGTTCGTGCTGCTCGCGCTCCGTGGTCTCCCGCGGGAGGACCTGATGGCCCGGCTGCACGCGCGGGGTCCCGCGGGGACCGGAGGGACCGGGGACCCCGACCGGGCGGACCAGCCCGAGCAGCCCGACCAGCCTGACGAGCTCGACGTGGCGGTCGACGCCGCGCTCCGGGCCGCCCGGCTGCTGGCGGCCCTCGAGCGGGGCGAGGTGCCGGACCGCTGGTGA